GCAGATCGAAACGGTACAGCCGCGCGTCGCGCATCACCCAGCTGCGGCGGGTGGCGTTGTCCAGCAGCCTGGCGTCGTGGGACACCAGGATGAAGCCGCCCGGCCAGCGGGAAAGGAAATCCTCCAGCCATAGCAGCGACGGCAGGTCCAGGTGGTTGCTGGGCTCGTCCAGCAGCAGCAGATTGGGCTGGCGCAGCACGGCGCGGCCCAGCAACAGCCGGGTATGCTGGCCGCCGCTGAGGCCGGAGACCGGCGTGTCGGCTTGGGCTTCCAGCTCCAGATCGGCCAGCAGGCTGTCCACCCGCCAATGCTGGTCGGGCTCCACCGCCTCTTGCAGCGCCTGGCGGGCGCTCAATGCATACAGGCGTTCGGGCAGATGCTGTTCGACATGCTGCAGCCGGCAGGCGGCCGCGTATTGGATTTCGCCGCTATTGGGTTCCAGCTGGCCGGACAGCAGTTTCAGCAGCGTGCTCTTGCCGCAGCCGTTGTGGCCGATCAGGCCGATGCGGTCGCCTAGTTTGACGGTGAAGGAAAGGTCCTGGAACAACGGGCCGTGGCCGGCGTCCAGTTGGACGGACAAGGCGGAAATCAGGGTTGTCATGCTTGTGCTCTCGCTTGCTCGGGACGTAACAGTCCCTGTCAACAGGAGCGCTGGCGACAACGGGGATGAGTCGAGAAAGGACTCTGTAAAGAAGGGAGTGTGGCTTTGCTCGAACCCGCTTATCGCAGCGCGATGGTACGCAGGCAAGAGCTTTCAAATGTGCCGTACAGGCGAGCCAGCAGGATGGGGCGCGCAGAGAAAACCATATTTACCTCCTTTCTGTCGTGAGGTGGACGAATGAGCGGCAGTATAAGCCAGCGCGGGGAGGGCCGCCAGCGGCCGCCGCCCGCGCGCCCGAGGCTTCACTTCTGCCGGGTGACCCAGCTGCGCAAGGACACGCCGCCGGCGATGCCGCGGCATTGCGGCGCGTTTTCCTCCGACATCAGCTGGAATGCCTTGCCGGTCCAGGCCCAACTGGCGCCGCCGCCGCAATCGCCGATGCCGCGGCCCTTGGCGTAGCTGGACAGCTCTCCTTTGTCGAAGGAGGCGTTGACCAGGAAGCCTTCTTCGCCGTCGCTGTTGAGCAGTTTGGCTTTGCGGGGGCGGAAGGGCGGAGCGTCGTTGCTGATCCAGGCCTTGGAGCCGTTCTGGTAGGCGCCGCGGCCGCATTGGAGCAGCACCAGCAACTGGCTGGCGCTCAGCCGGTAGAGATCGGCTGTCGGTTGTTCCCCTTCCGGCTGCTCCTGCCAGCATTCCTCATCCATGGCGCGCAGCGGCTTTAGAATGGCGGGCAGCAGCGCCTGATCTCCGGGCCTGGCGGCGGCGGGCGGCGCCGGCATCAGCAGCGGCGCGGCCTGGGCGGCAGGGACGGTGGATTCCGGCTTGCCGCCTTTTTTCACCAGCGCGCCCGGAGTGCCTATCCGGCCCTGCAGATCGTCCATTTTCAGCAGCGCGGCCTTCAGGCCGGCCAGCGATAGCGTCCATTGCCGCTTGCCGTCGCTGAGCGCCACCTCATCGGCGTCCAGCATCGCCGGCAGCAGTTGCGTTGTTTGCGCCGGGCTGAAGGCGTGTTCCGGGCTGAGGCCGGACCATTTGATCTTGCCCACCTTCAGCGTGAGCTTGCCGACCTTGTCTCCATCCGAGGCATCGACAAAGAGCTGGGCGCTCAGCTTGCCGCCGGGGCCGGCTTCGCGGGTCAGCAGCAGGCTGACCGGGTTGTCGCCCTCCTCGGCCTGGGTGCCGTTGGCGTCGCAATGGCGGATGTTGTCGCAAGCGATGGCCCAGTCTTTGAATTGGTAAATCTTGGCCGAGGCGGGCAGGGCCGCCGCCAGCAGCGCGGCTGCGAGCAGGGTGCGTTTCATGTGGATTCCTTGTTTTGCATTGCCTGGATGGTGGGCGCGTGTCGTGTGCCGCAGAACGCGGGCTATCCGCCGAACAGCCCCGGCGGCGCGCTGCGCTCAAGCTCGAAACGCAGCAGCGCGGCCTTCAGCGGCAGGCCGCCGGCATAGCCGGTGAGGCTACCGTCCGTGCCCAATACCCGGTGGCAGGGCACGATCAGTGCGATGGGATTGGTGGCGTTGGCCCGGCCCACGGCGCGCGCGCCGTCCGGATTGCCCAGCGCGCGCGCCAGTTCGCCGTAGCTGACGGTATGGCCATAGGGGATCT
This genomic window from Chromobacterium phragmitis contains:
- a CDS encoding DUF1176 domain-containing protein, whose product is MKRTLLAAALLAAALPASAKIYQFKDWAIACDNIRHCDANGTQAEEGDNPVSLLLTREAGPGGKLSAQLFVDASDGDKVGKLTLKVGKIKWSGLSPEHAFSPAQTTQLLPAMLDADEVALSDGKRQWTLSLAGLKAALLKMDDLQGRIGTPGALVKKGGKPESTVPAAQAAPLLMPAPPAAARPGDQALLPAILKPLRAMDEECWQEQPEGEQPTADLYRLSASQLLVLLQCGRGAYQNGSKAWISNDAPPFRPRKAKLLNSDGEEGFLVNASFDKGELSSYAKGRGIGDCGGGASWAWTGKAFQLMSEENAPQCRGIAGGVSLRSWVTRQK